The Nostoc sp. NIES-3756 DNA window ATGCTGCGCCTTATTATTGGGCTGCTTTTACGATGCAGGGGGAGTGGAAATGAGTGAGGAAGGGGAAAAGGGGAAAGGGTAAGGGAAGAAAAACTATGGACTATGGACTATGGACTTTTGACTCTTGACAACTAACTAATTCCAATCCTGCTCCTCTCTTTTCCCCCGACTCTTATAAATACCCCCCACTTGATGTATTTGTCGGGTTTTCTCGAATAATTCTGATTCGGTTAACCCCCATTGTTGCAAAACTTTATCCAAGTCCTGTTGTATGTCTCTCGCGCCTGGGAAGCCTTGATAGCGGATTTTTAACCGAGCTAATTCGGCTAAATGTTGGTCTGTGGGGGCTTGAGTTTGTAGAATATTATCTATAAGGGGGCGATCGCGGTTGTAAAGTGGGTGTTGTTGGTCTTTACCGCCTTTTTGTTCAGTCATGGTTCATTCCTTTAGATAGAGTGTAAATTCAGTCAGAGTCTAGAGTCCAGGGTCTTGCCAACGCGCCATAATTAATCATGACGGCAACTACACCTGAGCTAATACGGCTCTCACCACTGTCGGTCAATATCAGACAAAGATACATTGTCTTTAAGAAAGTACAAAAAAGTTTAACAAAAGGGTGAATTTATTAAGTCGCCCAAAGTCCAAGCAGCAAGGGAGCAAGAACCCGCTATGTTTGAACACTTCACTTCCGAAGCCATCAAAGTCATTATGCTCGCTCAGGAGGAAGCACGTCGCCTGGGACACAACTTTGTAGGAACAGAACAGATTCTCCTGGGTTTGATGGGAGAAGGAACTGGGGTTGCTGCCAAAGTGCTGACTGAGTTGGGTGTCACTCTTAAAGATGCTCGCCGCGAGGTAGAAAAAATTATTGGTAGAGGTTCTGGGTTTGTACCGCCAGAAATTCCTTTTACCCCAAAAGTTAAAAGCCTCTTCGAGCAGTCGTTTAGAGAAGCTCATAATCTCGGAAATAACTACATCAACACAGAACATTTACTCTTAGGTTTAACAGAAGCTGGCGAAGGTGTCGCCGCTAAGGTTCTCCAAAATCTCGGTGTTGACCTCAAGAGTGTCCGCTCTGCTGTCATTCGTCGCTTAGGTGAAGACCCGACCGTAGTTGTAGGTGGCGGTGGTAGTCCTAGACGTACCCAAGCACCAACGACAGAGGAGTTTGGCAGAAATCTTAGCAAATTAGCCAAAGAAGGTAAACTTGACCCCGTAGTCGGTCGGGAAAAAGAAATCGAGCGTGCTGTGCAAATTCTCGGTCGTCGCACCAAGAATAACCCCGTGTTAATTGGTGAACCAGGGGTTGGTAAAACTGCGATCGCCGAAGGTTTAGCCCAACGGATCATTAATCAAGATGTCCCCGACATTTTGCAAGACAAACAAGTCATCAGCCTCGATATGGGCTTGTTGGTAGCGGGAACCCGCTTCCGGGGAGACT harbors:
- a CDS encoding DUF3288 family protein — translated: MTEQKGGKDQQHPLYNRDRPLIDNILQTQAPTDQHLAELARLKIRYQGFPGARDIQQDLDKVLQQWGLTESELFEKTRQIHQVGGIYKSRGKREEQDWN